The region ATGGGCGGGGGTACTGAAAAAACGCAGCGCGGAAAGATTGCTCATGGGGTCTCTATCTGGAGTGCGGACAAGCCGAAATCCAGTCTATAGCGCCGGCCATAATGCGCAAGCGGCGCTGGGGCATGGGGCCAACTCCAGTGCCCCGGTGGCACGGGCAGACGCTGCGCCAGCAGGGTTTCGAATGTGGCGCGAGGGACGCTGGCCGCGCCCAGTGAGACCAAGTGCGGGGTGCGTACTTGGCAGTCGACCAAACTGATGCGGTGTTCCTGATGCAGCGCGCACAACAGTGCCAGTGCCGCCTTGGAAGCATCCGCCACGGCACTGAACATGGACTCACCGAAGAACACGCCGCCGAGGTGCACGCCATAGAAACCGCCTACCAGTCCGCCATCCTGCCAAACTTCCACACTGTGGGCATGGCCAGCGTGATGAAGCGCGACATAGGCGGCTTCGATATCAGCGGTAATCCAGGTGCCGTCCTGCCCGGGGCGCTCGCTGCCGGCACAGCGGGCGACCACCTGTTCAAAAGCGTGATCGAACGAGAACTGCCAGGGCTGGCGGCGCAGTTGTTTACGCAGACTGCGTGACAGATGGAACGCATCGGGTAGCAGCACCAGGCGCGGGGTGGGGCTCCACCACAGCACTGGCTGGCCATCGCTAAACCAAGGAAAGATGCCGCGTCGGTAGGCACGCAGTAGCGTCTCAACGCTGAGGTCGCCGCCGATCGCCAGCAGTCCATTGGGATCGTCGAGCGCGTCACCGGTGGCGGGGAAGTCCTGCCCCGGCAGCAGCCAGGGCAGGTGACGCAGATCGCGCATCGGTTACAGGTTGTCGAGGAAGCGCTCGGCGTCCAGCGCCGCCATGCAACCAGCGCCAGCCGAGGTGATCGCCTGACGGTAGATGTGGTCGGCCACATCGCCGGCAGCAAACACGCCATCGAGACTGGTGGCGGTGGCATTGCCTTCCGTGCCGCTGCGGATTTTCAGGTAGCCGTCCTTCATGTCCAGCTGGCCGCTGAACAGATCGGTGTTCGGGGTGTGGCCGATGGCGATGAACACGCCGTGTACCGGCAGCTCGCGGGTGCTGTCGTCTTGAGTGGAGCGCAGCCGCACGCCGGTGACACCGCTGTCGTCGCCGAGCACTTCATCCAGAGTGCTGTGCCACAACGGGGTGATGTTGTCCTTGCCGAGCAGCTTGTCCTGCATGATTTTTTCTGCGCGCAGGCTGTCGCGGCGATGCACCAGATACACGTGCCGAGCGATGTTGGACAAATACAGCGCCTCTTCCACGGCGGTGTTGCCACCACCAACCACTACCACGTCCTGGCCACGGTAGAAAAAACCATCGCAGGTGGCGCAGGCGGAGACGCCACGGCCTTTGAAGCTGTCTTCGGACGGCAGGCCCAGGTAGCGTGCCGACGCGCCGGTGGCAATGATCAATGCATCGCAGGTGTAGTGACCGTTGTCACCTTCAAGCCGGAACGGGCGCTGCGACAGGTCAGCGCGCTGGATGTGGTCGAATACCACTTGGGTGTTGAAACGCTCGGCGTGGGCCTGCATGCGCTCCATCAGTGCCGGGCCTTGCACGCCGTCCACATCACCGGGCCAGTTGTCGACGTCAGTGGTGGTGGTGAGCTGGCCGCCCTGTTGCATACCGGTGATCACCACCGGGTCGAGGTTGGCACGTGCTGCGTAGACAGCTGCTGCAAAGCCGGCCGGGCCGGAACCGAGGATGATCAGTCGATGGTGTTGGGTCGTGCTCATGGCGTCCTCGCGCTGGTATCGGGTCGGGGCAACCGCCGCAGTGCGACAGTGCCGGCACAGGGGCAAGCACGCTACACCATTTTCGGAACCGGGTGTAGTTGGTGGGCAGGGCAGTGGCCCATGTTCGCGGTGGCCTCAACGCCGATCGCGCAATGCTGTCCGGCTGGCCAGTGCCCCGGTGCAGGATTACCATAGGGCCTTTGCCGCAATGGTCGGGACGGTGTCGGTGGCAGCCGCCGGCCCCATCGCGTAAATTCTTCGCCCACCATCGACATGGCAGAGCACAACTGTTGAGCAAGTCCAAGGTACAGAGCGAGACCCCGGGATGGGTCACCCATCTGCAGCGCGGCCTGATGGAAGGCATGATCATCGGTCTGCTCGCGCTGTCCCTCTATTTGTTGCTGGCCTTGGTGACCTACCACCATCAGGACCCGGGCTGGTCATTCACCACCCAAACTCAGGAAGTACGTAACGCTGGCGGCATGTTTGGCGCCTTTGCGGCGGACCTGTTGTTGTTCTTGTTTGGCTACCTCGCTTACCTGTTCCCATTCTTGGTGGCGTTTTG is a window of Alcanivorax sp. REN37 DNA encoding:
- the trxB gene encoding thioredoxin-disulfide reductase, yielding MSTTQHHRLIILGSGPAGFAAAVYAARANLDPVVITGMQQGGQLTTTTDVDNWPGDVDGVQGPALMERMQAHAERFNTQVVFDHIQRADLSQRPFRLEGDNGHYTCDALIIATGASARYLGLPSEDSFKGRGVSACATCDGFFYRGQDVVVVGGGNTAVEEALYLSNIARHVYLVHRRDSLRAEKIMQDKLLGKDNITPLWHSTLDEVLGDDSGVTGVRLRSTQDDSTRELPVHGVFIAIGHTPNTDLFSGQLDMKDGYLKIRSGTEGNATATSLDGVFAAGDVADHIYRQAITSAGAGCMAALDAERFLDNL
- the aat gene encoding leucyl/phenylalanyl-tRNA--protein transferase; its protein translation is MRDLRHLPWLLPGQDFPATGDALDDPNGLLAIGGDLSVETLLRAYRRGIFPWFSDGQPVLWWSPTPRLVLLPDAFHLSRSLRKQLRRQPWQFSFDHAFEQVVARCAGSERPGQDGTWITADIEAAYVALHHAGHAHSVEVWQDGGLVGGFYGVHLGGVFFGESMFSAVADASKAALALLCALHQEHRISLVDCQVRTPHLVSLGAASVPRATFETLLAQRLPVPPGHWSWPHAPAPLAHYGRRYRLDFGLSALQIETP